From a region of the Chitinophaga caseinilytica genome:
- a CDS encoding TonB-dependent receptor, whose protein sequence is MKHILSLLLCLSCLAVPGLRAQTTQASIFGVVSDENKQLIPGASVMVKNNSTGFTTRTVTNNKGEYNFRELPLGGPYSIIVTYVGYATYDAGGNFLNQGDVLRQNIVLKSSTVNIGEVKVVGNALRNKRENFGAATTVTARDIQKLPVNGRNFTSLVDLSPLSRGSNLSGQLASSVNFTIDGTSARNPTSGGGSNSRTGAPYIISMEAIREFKVVTNQYDVTYGRSGGGTISTVTKSGTNEFTGSAFMFGRTDWASSRYDIRGAKRNSEFSTYQYGFAMGGPIVKDKAHFFVTWDHQADARPLLIAEIKSPEDEVRLNITQNTLDQFQNIARTKYGVANSPQFGNFDKKRGTDAIFARVDWQLNEKNLLTIRNNYINDRNFQGRDDNTTINMFESYGDANVYNNSFLATLRTVLNPKVTNELKLQHLYTFEESVPNKQLPRENIPRAIVENITSTVNGKTVNTNIQLGGQRYSPEHFYNNIVQLVDNVYFSTDKANFTFGTDIMYSHLNSLYGSEMNGRFYYRGMDAFNNNTPYRYAREVAIGGNPALDQNVLNAGLYAQMQTKLAKGLEMIAGLRADYTTYMNKPNFNQTVSTELGLNTQNGLNSFILQPRIQFNWDIADKHTDYLRFGAGIFGSDINNYAMINNQLFDGTKVISIDVNDPALLPVPDFIGYRKNPNTAPGEAYIAEKNLPRTGTINMNGKDARIPVVYKANISYNHFFTDRLKAGITFFTTIARHNYMYVDRNMVDNPYFTLANEGGRGVYVPASTITDKGIMDWQKGRKTTNVGRVLELNSGGKVNQFAVVLDATWRYWKDGEITGSYTWNDSKDNTSYNGDVANTATLGLMVKDNPRDLSHMTYSDNQFRHKVVFYGTLPSWKGFSVGVRYSGLGGTRYSLAVNGNVNGDFVTSNDLAYIFNVNDPNVSQVYKDGINGILNNANASNSLKSYIRESMGKVAERNGGENGFFGIWDLRIAKKFSFAKRHGIELSVDGFNIANMLNKDWGTNKSLGKQNIYTTTGFDKAKNEMVYRVGANTGVVSPGGTPWQVQFGARYSF, encoded by the coding sequence ATGAAACACATCCTCTCTCTTTTGCTTTGCCTTAGCTGTCTGGCCGTGCCCGGGCTCCGCGCCCAAACCACGCAGGCCTCGATTTTCGGGGTCGTATCGGACGAAAACAAACAACTCATCCCCGGCGCCTCGGTGATGGTAAAGAACAATTCAACCGGCTTTACCACCCGAACGGTGACCAACAACAAAGGGGAATACAACTTCCGTGAGCTGCCCCTCGGCGGCCCCTACTCCATCATCGTGACTTATGTCGGCTACGCCACGTACGACGCCGGCGGCAACTTCCTCAACCAGGGCGACGTGCTCCGCCAGAACATCGTCCTCAAATCCTCCACCGTCAACATCGGCGAAGTGAAAGTGGTCGGCAACGCCCTGCGCAACAAACGCGAGAATTTCGGCGCCGCCACTACCGTTACCGCCCGCGACATCCAGAAGCTGCCCGTGAACGGCAGGAACTTCACGTCGCTGGTAGACCTGTCGCCCCTCAGCCGCGGCAGCAACCTCTCCGGTCAGCTGGCCTCTTCCGTGAACTTCACCATCGACGGTACCTCGGCCCGTAACCCCACCTCAGGCGGCGGTTCCAACAGCCGCACCGGCGCGCCTTACATCATTTCCATGGAAGCGATCCGCGAGTTCAAGGTGGTAACGAACCAGTACGACGTCACCTACGGCCGCAGCGGCGGCGGTACCATCAGCACCGTAACCAAATCCGGCACCAACGAATTCACTGGTAGCGCGTTCATGTTCGGCCGTACCGACTGGGCTTCCAGCCGCTACGACATCCGCGGCGCCAAGCGTAACAGCGAATTCTCCACGTACCAGTACGGCTTCGCCATGGGCGGCCCTATCGTAAAGGATAAAGCGCACTTCTTCGTGACCTGGGATCACCAGGCAGACGCCCGCCCGCTCCTCATCGCCGAAATCAAAAGCCCGGAAGATGAAGTCCGCCTCAACATCACCCAAAACACCCTCGACCAGTTCCAGAACATCGCGCGGACCAAATACGGCGTCGCCAATTCCCCGCAGTTCGGCAACTTCGATAAAAAACGTGGGACAGACGCCATCTTCGCCCGTGTAGACTGGCAACTGAACGAGAAAAACCTCCTCACCATCCGCAACAACTACATCAACGACCGCAACTTCCAGGGGCGCGACGATAACACGACCATCAACATGTTCGAGTCTTACGGCGACGCCAACGTATACAACAACAGCTTCCTTGCCACCCTCCGTACGGTGCTCAACCCGAAAGTGACCAACGAACTGAAGCTCCAGCACCTGTATACTTTCGAGGAAAGCGTGCCCAACAAACAGCTGCCCCGCGAAAACATCCCGCGCGCCATCGTGGAAAACATTACTTCCACCGTGAACGGCAAAACCGTGAACACGAACATCCAGCTGGGCGGACAGCGCTATTCTCCCGAGCATTTCTACAACAACATCGTCCAGCTCGTGGATAACGTGTATTTCAGCACCGACAAGGCGAATTTCACTTTCGGTACAGACATCATGTACAGCCATCTCAACTCCCTTTACGGCAGTGAAATGAACGGCCGGTTTTATTATCGGGGGATGGACGCGTTCAATAACAACACGCCTTACCGTTATGCCCGTGAGGTAGCCATCGGCGGCAACCCTGCGCTGGACCAGAACGTCCTCAACGCCGGCCTGTACGCGCAAATGCAGACTAAGCTGGCGAAAGGCCTGGAAATGATCGCCGGTCTCCGTGCGGATTACACCACCTACATGAACAAGCCCAACTTCAACCAGACCGTTTCCACCGAACTGGGCCTGAACACGCAGAACGGGCTGAACTCCTTCATCCTCCAGCCGCGTATCCAGTTCAACTGGGACATCGCCGACAAGCATACCGATTACCTGCGTTTCGGCGCCGGTATCTTCGGGTCAGACATCAACAACTACGCGATGATCAACAACCAGCTGTTCGACGGCACGAAAGTGATTTCCATCGACGTAAACGATCCGGCGCTGCTGCCCGTTCCCGACTTCATCGGTTACCGCAAGAACCCGAACACCGCGCCGGGCGAAGCTTACATCGCAGAGAAAAACCTGCCCCGGACCGGCACTATCAACATGAACGGGAAAGACGCCCGCATCCCCGTGGTGTACAAAGCGAACATTTCCTATAACCACTTCTTCACCGACCGCCTCAAAGCCGGCATTACCTTCTTCACCACTATCGCCCGCCACAACTATATGTACGTGGACCGCAACATGGTAGACAATCCCTATTTCACCCTCGCCAACGAAGGCGGCCGCGGTGTTTACGTGCCCGCGTCCACCATTACCGACAAAGGGATCATGGACTGGCAAAAGGGCCGCAAGACCACCAACGTGGGCCGTGTACTGGAATTGAACAGCGGCGGAAAGGTGAACCAGTTCGCCGTGGTGCTCGACGCCACCTGGCGTTACTGGAAAGACGGTGAAATTACCGGCAGCTACACCTGGAACGATTCCAAAGACAATACCTCCTACAACGGCGACGTGGCCAATACCGCAACGCTCGGCCTCATGGTGAAAGACAACCCGCGCGACCTGAGCCACATGACGTATTCCGACAACCAGTTCCGCCACAAAGTAGTGTTCTATGGCACCCTGCCTTCCTGGAAAGGCTTCAGCGTAGGCGTTCGCTACTCCGGCCTTGGCGGTACCCGCTACTCGCTGGCGGTGAACGGCAACGTGAACGGCGACTTCGTAACGTCCAACGACCTGGCTTACATCTTCAACGTAAACGACCCGAACGTTTCGCAGGTATACAAAGACGGTATCAACGGCATCCTGAACAACGCCAACGCCAGCAACAGCCTGAAATCCTACATCCGTGAAAGCATGGGTAAGGTTGCAGAGCGCAATGGCGGCGAAAACGGCTTCTTCGGCATCTGGGACCTCCGTATCGCCAAGAAATTCAGCTTCGCGAAAAGGCATGGCATCGAATTGTCGGTAGACGGCTTCAATATCGCCAACATGCTGAACAAGGATTGGGGCACCAACAAATCCCTCGGCAAACAGAACATCTATACCACAACCGGCTTCGACAAAGCGAAGAACGAAATGGTATACCGCGTAGGCGCCAACACCGGCGTGGTAAGCCCCGGCGGCACGCCCTGGCAGGTGCAGTTCGGCGCCCGCTACAGCTTTTAG
- a CDS encoding DUF2905 domain-containing protein codes for MNPQLGKQLIMIGLLIVALGIILYFFSDKLRWFGRLPGDIRIEKENVRFYFPVTSMLIVSLVISLLLYGFRKLF; via the coding sequence ATGAACCCGCAACTTGGCAAACAACTCATCATGATCGGCCTGCTGATCGTTGCCCTTGGAATAATTCTGTATTTCTTCTCCGACAAACTGCGATGGTTCGGCAGGTTGCCCGGCGATATCCGGATAGAGAAGGAGAATGTGCGGTTTTACTTTCCTGTCACCAGCATGCTCATTGTCAGCCTGGTGATTTCATTGTTACTATATGGTTTTAGAAAATTGTTTTGA
- a CDS encoding TraB/GumN family protein: MKMQLLRSVALTMLALLCTLAGRSQTTDVHSQLWKITGKGLPAPSYLLGTHHAVGGSFVDSFPAIRRAFDASKVLIREALPVPATADYAAILEFPVNDSLQRYMSPADFQTLTTFIRSKLTGDDTLLMARVPRLTPQAVNFLITELKGDDASGNATPTEPGMDDFLYDRARSQGKNVVPLEDVIDQAKSIKASADLRQQAAQLARRISGSTGAADDAFQVNTMTVYRSRRIPHYFSYQQTQQFERAYGADRNLQWMQKLPALIEKGPAFIAVGHNHLVSSESLVLLLRKAGYTVTNVPL; the protein is encoded by the coding sequence ATGAAAATGCAGCTACTCCGTTCCGTCGCCCTCACTATGCTGGCCCTGCTTTGCACCCTGGCCGGCCGTTCCCAGACCACAGACGTTCATTCCCAGTTATGGAAAATCACCGGCAAAGGCCTCCCGGCGCCGTCGTACCTCCTGGGCACGCACCACGCGGTGGGTGGATCGTTCGTGGATTCGTTCCCCGCCATCAGGCGCGCCTTCGACGCCTCCAAAGTCCTCATCCGCGAGGCGCTTCCGGTTCCCGCAACGGCCGATTACGCCGCCATCCTCGAATTCCCGGTTAACGATTCCCTCCAACGGTATATGTCCCCGGCCGATTTTCAAACGTTGACCACTTTCATCCGCTCCAAACTCACCGGCGACGACACGCTCCTCATGGCCCGTGTTCCCCGACTCACCCCGCAAGCCGTCAATTTCCTCATCACCGAACTGAAAGGGGACGACGCTTCCGGCAACGCAACCCCTACCGAACCGGGAATGGACGATTTCCTGTATGACCGGGCCCGGTCGCAAGGCAAAAACGTCGTGCCGCTGGAAGATGTCATCGACCAGGCAAAGTCGATCAAAGCCAGCGCAGACCTCCGCCAGCAGGCCGCACAGCTGGCAAGACGCATATCCGGGAGCACAGGCGCTGCAGACGATGCTTTCCAGGTCAATACCATGACCGTTTACCGCAGCCGCCGCATCCCGCACTATTTCTCCTACCAACAAACCCAGCAGTTCGAGCGCGCCTATGGAGCCGACAGGAACCTGCAATGGATGCAAAAACTCCCCGCCCTCATCGAAAAAGGCCCCGCGTTCATCGCCGTGGGTCACAATCACCTGGTCAGTTCCGAAAGTCTGGTCCTGCTCCTGCGGAAAGCCGGGTATACCGTCACCAACGTCCCCCTCTGA
- a CDS encoding serine hydrolase — MSRILVTLCFLVASLAAGAQSSIPERLSERIPALMVRDRIPGLSIAYIEKGQVAWVRHFGVASKATGEPVRANTRFEAASLTKVVTAYMAMQLAGSRQLDPDKPLRDYLGNNDDVGDDPRFAAVTARRVLTHTAGFPNWRDSEKLTFLFAPGERFEYSGEGFVLLSKAMEKITGKSYAELAEDSVFTPLEMIHSSMVYDTASRQLYAPRHNWLGETAYPADYTNVNAAYSLRTTATDYALFLSALLSGKKFDPVLFRDMMRRQSFPDPKESPDVAWGLGIGLDSTSTGRYAWHWGDQGDSKALFVVDIDRQEGIVYFTNSANGLSPAADILAIAPGGNQSGIVKWVKYDKFDPAAETLLLSIRNEGAAKAMKAYVAGRKEKFPENVLNMLGYALLREKKTADAIAVFTQNTTDHPESANVWDSLGEAYMENGDKPSSIINYEKSLRINPNNGNAAQQLKKLRGK; from the coding sequence ATGTCCCGCATCCTGGTTACCCTTTGCTTCCTTGTAGCCTCGCTCGCCGCCGGCGCGCAATCGTCCATCCCGGAACGGCTTTCCGAACGCATTCCCGCATTAATGGTGCGGGATCGCATACCCGGGCTTTCCATCGCATACATCGAAAAAGGGCAGGTGGCCTGGGTCAGGCATTTCGGCGTCGCCAGCAAAGCCACCGGCGAGCCCGTGCGGGCCAACACCCGCTTCGAAGCTGCTTCCCTCACGAAAGTGGTCACCGCTTACATGGCCATGCAACTGGCCGGCAGCCGCCAGCTCGATCCCGATAAACCCCTCCGCGATTATCTCGGCAATAATGATGACGTGGGCGACGATCCCCGGTTTGCGGCCGTTACCGCACGGCGGGTGCTCACCCATACCGCCGGGTTCCCCAACTGGAGGGATTCGGAGAAACTCACTTTCCTTTTTGCGCCCGGCGAACGGTTTGAGTATTCGGGCGAAGGGTTTGTATTGCTGTCGAAAGCGATGGAGAAAATTACCGGAAAATCTTACGCAGAATTGGCGGAAGACAGCGTATTTACGCCGCTGGAAATGATCCACAGCAGTATGGTCTACGATACGGCTTCGCGGCAACTGTATGCCCCGCGGCACAACTGGCTGGGAGAAACGGCTTACCCTGCCGACTATACGAATGTGAACGCCGCCTATAGCCTCCGGACAACGGCAACCGACTACGCGCTTTTCCTGTCTGCATTGCTTTCCGGCAAAAAGTTCGATCCTGTGCTGTTCCGCGACATGATGCGCCGGCAAAGTTTCCCCGATCCGAAGGAATCGCCGGATGTGGCCTGGGGCCTGGGCATCGGGCTGGACAGCACTTCCACCGGCCGCTACGCCTGGCATTGGGGCGATCAGGGCGACAGCAAGGCGTTGTTCGTCGTGGATATCGACAGGCAGGAAGGCATCGTATATTTCACCAACAGCGCCAACGGGCTTTCTCCGGCTGCAGATATCCTCGCCATCGCGCCCGGCGGTAACCAAAGCGGTATCGTAAAATGGGTGAAATATGACAAGTTCGATCCGGCGGCGGAAACGTTGCTGCTGTCTATCCGCAATGAGGGCGCGGCAAAGGCGATGAAAGCATATGTAGCCGGCCGGAAGGAAAAGTTCCCGGAAAACGTGCTCAACATGCTCGGTTACGCTTTGCTGCGTGAAAAGAAAACCGCAGACGCGATCGCCGTCTTCACGCAGAATACGACCGATCATCCGGAATCGGCCAACGTGTGGGACAGTCTTGGCGAAGCTTACATGGAGAACGGGGACAAGCCGTCTTCGATCATCAATTACGAAAAATCCCTCCGCATCAATCCTAATAACGGCAACGCCGCGCAGCAGCTCAAAAAGCTCCGCGGAAAATAA
- a CDS encoding SDR family oxidoreductase, whose amino-acid sequence MKRLENKVALITGGAGSIGQTTAKLFLDEGAKVVLVDLDEGALKKITGELGPNAAYVSADVTKSEDVKKYAEEAVKKFGKIDVFFNNAGIEGAVAPITEFPEDVFDKVMAVNVKGVFLGCKYVLPQMNDGASMIITSSVAGLGGSPEFVAYVTSKHATLGIMKTAALEAAARKIRVNSIHPSPVNNRMMRSIEESYAPGNAAEMQKGFAAGIPLGRYAEPIEIAKLVLFLGSDDSQFITGAQYVIDGGSNAK is encoded by the coding sequence ATGAAAAGATTGGAAAACAAGGTTGCCCTGATCACGGGCGGCGCAGGCAGTATCGGACAGACGACCGCAAAATTGTTCCTCGACGAAGGCGCCAAAGTGGTGCTGGTAGACCTGGATGAAGGAGCGCTGAAAAAGATCACCGGAGAATTGGGCCCCAACGCGGCTTATGTGTCGGCAGACGTGACGAAGTCTGAAGACGTAAAAAAATACGCGGAAGAAGCGGTGAAGAAATTCGGGAAGATCGACGTGTTCTTCAACAACGCCGGTATCGAAGGGGCCGTGGCGCCCATCACCGAGTTCCCGGAAGACGTGTTCGATAAAGTGATGGCCGTGAACGTGAAAGGCGTGTTCCTGGGATGCAAATACGTGCTCCCGCAGATGAACGACGGCGCCAGCATGATCATCACCTCCTCCGTGGCCGGCCTGGGCGGTTCGCCCGAATTCGTGGCCTATGTTACCTCCAAACACGCGACCCTCGGCATCATGAAAACCGCTGCGCTGGAAGCGGCGGCCCGAAAGATCCGCGTGAACTCCATCCACCCCTCGCCGGTCAACAACCGGATGATGCGCTCCATCGAAGAAAGCTACGCGCCCGGTAATGCGGCGGAAATGCAGAAAGGCTTCGCCGCGGGGATTCCCCTCGGCCGGTATGCAGAGCCCATCGAAATCGCGAAACTGGTGCTGTTCCTCGGGTCAGACGACAGCCAGTTCATCACCGGCGCACAATATGTGATAGACGGTGGTTCCAACGCCAAATAG
- a CDS encoding DinB family protein gives MTQGSPEKEIWSAWAKLLDRDLKKLHEEIAAFKSEENVWKTIGSIINPAGTLCLHLTGSLNHFVGNTMGNTGFVRDREGEFANRNIPRETMLRDLDACREMVVKTLNAQPEGTLTATFPRKFMEQDVTYAWFLSHILTHLSYHLGQVNYLRRALEG, from the coding sequence ATGACACAAGGATCCCCCGAAAAGGAAATATGGTCGGCCTGGGCGAAACTGCTCGACCGCGATCTGAAGAAACTCCACGAAGAGATCGCTGCTTTCAAAAGCGAAGAAAACGTATGGAAAACGATCGGCTCCATCATTAACCCGGCCGGAACGCTTTGCCTGCACCTTACCGGTTCGCTGAACCATTTTGTGGGCAATACCATGGGCAATACGGGTTTCGTGCGCGACCGCGAAGGCGAATTCGCCAACAGGAACATCCCCCGCGAAACTATGCTCCGCGACCTCGACGCCTGCCGGGAAATGGTGGTGAAAACGCTGAATGCCCAGCCCGAAGGGACCCTCACGGCCACATTCCCCCGCAAATTCATGGAGCAGGACGTTACGTACGCCTGGTTCCTGAGCCACATCCTTACGCACCTGAGCTATCATCTCGGCCAGGTGAATTACCTCCGCCGGGCGTTGGAAGGGTGA
- a CDS encoding TCR/Tet family MFS transporter, translating into MQSNKKGALAFIFVTLLIDVMGFGLIIPVMADLIAELKGIPLNEASTYGGLLLSVFAIMQFICAPLVGNLSDRYGRRPILLISLLGFGIDYIILAMAPTYGWLFAGRIIAGITGASFTTASAYIADVSTDETSRAKNFGMIGAAFGLGFVLGPALGGLLAKFGLRAPFYAAAVLCLINCIYGYFLLPESLAKENRRPFDWKRANPFGSLKFLTRHPEIAGLSVAFFLIYLGSQAVQGNWNFFTQYRFGWHSDMVGWSLALVGVLVGAVQGGLTRVIVPKIGNERSIYVGLGLYTLGMVLFAFANQSWMMFAFLVPYCLGGICGPSLQSVIAGHVPANQQGELQGGLTSLMSLTTIFGPLIMNGTFAYFTSVKAPFHFPGIHFIIGAVFMGLSIVIIKRVFMREKSNPSVGHVLEQTQAATEMPLH; encoded by the coding sequence ATGCAATCAAACAAGAAAGGGGCGTTGGCCTTTATTTTCGTAACACTACTGATCGACGTGATGGGTTTCGGGCTGATCATCCCGGTAATGGCCGACCTGATCGCCGAGCTGAAGGGTATTCCGCTGAATGAGGCCAGTACCTATGGCGGGCTGCTGCTGTCCGTTTTCGCCATCATGCAATTCATCTGCGCGCCGCTGGTGGGCAACCTGAGCGACCGCTACGGCCGCCGGCCCATCCTGCTGATTTCGCTGCTGGGCTTTGGTATCGACTATATTATCCTGGCCATGGCACCAACATATGGCTGGCTGTTCGCGGGCCGAATCATCGCGGGGATTACCGGGGCGAGCTTTACCACAGCTTCGGCCTATATAGCTGATGTGAGCACAGACGAGACCTCCCGCGCCAAGAACTTCGGGATGATCGGGGCGGCCTTTGGCCTGGGTTTCGTGTTGGGGCCTGCGCTGGGCGGGCTGCTCGCCAAATTCGGTCTGCGCGCACCGTTCTACGCCGCGGCCGTGCTTTGCCTCATCAACTGCATCTACGGTTACTTCCTGCTGCCCGAATCGCTGGCGAAGGAAAACCGCCGGCCGTTCGACTGGAAGCGCGCCAACCCTTTCGGCTCCCTGAAATTCCTCACCCGCCACCCCGAGATCGCCGGGCTGTCGGTCGCTTTCTTCCTCATTTACCTGGGCAGCCAGGCGGTGCAGGGCAACTGGAACTTCTTTACCCAATACCGCTTCGGCTGGCATTCTGATATGGTAGGCTGGTCGCTGGCGCTCGTAGGCGTACTGGTGGGCGCCGTGCAGGGCGGGCTTACCCGGGTGATCGTCCCGAAAATCGGGAACGAAAGGAGTATTTATGTGGGATTGGGGCTGTATACGCTCGGAATGGTACTTTTCGCATTTGCCAACCAAAGCTGGATGATGTTTGCTTTTCTTGTGCCCTACTGTTTGGGCGGGATTTGCGGCCCTTCCCTGCAATCGGTTATCGCCGGGCACGTGCCGGCCAACCAGCAGGGTGAGCTCCAGGGAGGGCTTACCAGCCTGATGAGCCTCACCACCATCTTCGGGCCGTTGATCATGAACGGTACGTTCGCTTATTTCACTTCGGTGAAGGCGCCGTTCCATTTCCCGGGGATCCACTTTATTATCGGCGCCGTTTTCATGGGGCTGAGCATCGTGATCATCAAGCGGGTGTTCATGCGGGAGAAGTCGAATCCCTCCGTCGGGCATGTGCTCGAGCAAACACAGGCGGCTACGGAAATGCCTTTACACTAA
- a CDS encoding sodium:solute symporter family protein, whose amino-acid sequence MKIALIDLIIIAVYLAAMVVIGLIVKKRAARNLDGYFLGGKKLPWYMLGLSDASGMFDISGTMWMVYLAFVYGLKSLWVPWLWPVFNQIFMMVYLSMWLRRSNARTGAEWIRTRFGFGNGAGLAHGVVVCYAVIGVVGFLCYGFIGVGKFIEVFLPWDIISNYVPFYVAPEYVPHLYGIFFTSIATLYVIMGGMEGIVWADAVQFTIMTISGITIAVTAINAVSPEALAAKVPAGWDTPFFGWELGLDWSNHIPAIMDKISGDQYGLFAIFVMMMLFKGIFFSMAGPAPSYDMQKILACRNPREASLMSASVSVFLLFPRYLMIMGFTVLAIVFFSDDFRQMGNGIDFETILPRAISQFSYAGLTGLLLASLLAAFISTFASTVNAAPAYLINDIYLRYINPKAPVKTQIRASYIISAVVVIFSTCVGFYLQNINTILQWIVSALYGGYIAANVLKWHWWRFNGFGFFWGMAAGIIAAMFVPLLFPNTLPLYYFPLMLVVSLAGCLIGTYSSPPVDEDTLVEFYVRVRPWGFWGPVAAKAMARYPGLQPNRNFRRDMVNIGVGIVWQCALTLLPMYIVLQHKLSLLSTVLVLGITTLILKKNWYDKMNKESIEYDRFMATIGKSTQEQVMEKSVA is encoded by the coding sequence ATGAAGATCGCATTAATCGACTTGATCATAATCGCCGTATATCTCGCCGCCATGGTGGTGATCGGCCTCATCGTGAAAAAACGGGCCGCCCGGAATCTCGATGGCTATTTCCTCGGCGGCAAAAAGCTGCCCTGGTATATGCTGGGCTTGTCCGACGCATCCGGGATGTTCGACATTTCGGGGACGATGTGGATGGTATACCTGGCGTTCGTATACGGCCTGAAAAGCTTGTGGGTGCCCTGGCTGTGGCCGGTATTCAACCAGATTTTCATGATGGTGTACCTCTCCATGTGGCTGCGGCGCAGCAATGCGCGGACCGGCGCCGAATGGATCCGGACGCGCTTCGGGTTCGGCAACGGCGCCGGGCTGGCGCACGGGGTGGTAGTTTGTTACGCGGTGATCGGCGTGGTAGGGTTCCTCTGCTACGGATTTATCGGTGTAGGCAAGTTCATCGAGGTTTTCCTGCCGTGGGACATTATTTCCAATTACGTTCCTTTTTACGTAGCCCCTGAGTACGTCCCTCACCTGTACGGGATTTTCTTTACCAGCATCGCCACCCTGTATGTGATCATGGGCGGGATGGAAGGGATCGTATGGGCCGATGCCGTGCAATTCACCATCATGACGATTTCCGGCATTACCATCGCCGTAACGGCCATCAACGCAGTGAGCCCGGAAGCTTTGGCGGCGAAAGTCCCGGCCGGATGGGATACACCTTTCTTTGGCTGGGAGCTGGGGCTGGACTGGAGTAACCACATCCCGGCGATCATGGACAAGATCAGCGGCGACCAGTACGGATTGTTCGCCATATTCGTGATGATGATGCTCTTCAAGGGGATATTCTTCAGCATGGCCGGGCCTGCGCCCAGCTACGACATGCAGAAGATCCTGGCGTGCCGCAACCCGCGCGAGGCTTCGCTCATGAGCGCATCGGTTTCCGTGTTCCTCCTGTTCCCGAGATACCTGATGATCATGGGGTTCACCGTGCTGGCGATCGTATTTTTCAGCGACGATTTCCGGCAGATGGGCAACGGCATCGACTTCGAGACCATCCTTCCCCGGGCGATCAGCCAGTTTTCGTATGCGGGATTGACGGGATTGCTGCTGGCCAGTTTGCTGGCGGCGTTCATTTCCACCTTTGCCTCCACCGTCAACGCCGCGCCGGCATACCTGATCAACGACATCTATCTGCGGTACATCAATCCCAAAGCGCCGGTGAAAACCCAGATCCGCGCCAGCTATATCATTTCGGCGGTAGTGGTGATCTTCAGCACCTGCGTGGGCTTTTACCTGCAAAATATCAATACCATCCTGCAATGGATCGTTTCCGCGCTGTATGGCGGCTATATCGCGGCGAACGTGCTCAAGTGGCATTGGTGGCGCTTTAACGGTTTCGGGTTCTTCTGGGGCATGGCGGCGGGGATCATCGCGGCGATGTTCGTACCCTTGCTATTCCCCAATACCCTGCCGTTGTATTATTTCCCCCTCATGCTCGTTGTATCGCTGGCAGGTTGCCTGATCGGCACATACAGTTCGCCGCCGGTGGATGAGGATACGCTCGTGGAGTTTTATGTGCGCGTGCGGCCCTGGGGCTTCTGGGGGCCGGTGGCGGCGAAGGCCATGGCGCGTTACCCCGGCCTGCAACCGAACAGGAACTTCCGGCGGGATATGGTGAACATCGGCGTGGGGATCGTTTGGCAATGCGCCCTTACCCTGCTGCCCATGTACATCGTGCTGCAACACAAATTGTCGCTCCTCAGTACCGTCCTCGTGCTGGGCATTACCACCCTGATCCTGAAAAAGAACTGGTACGACAAAATGAACAAAGAATCGATCGAATACGACCGGTTTATGGCTACCATCGGAAAAAGCACGCAGGAACAGGTGATGGAAAAATCGGTTGCGTAG